Within the Scytonema millei VB511283 genome, the region AGAATTAGTTCTACGGTTAAACCCGCCCGTACAGAAGTCATATATATGGGTAGTTCCACAGTTTGTAGATAGCCAAATATCATTTCATCGTTAAATTCAACAATATTGATAGGTGAATCAGAGATAAATTTTATTGGGAAGTTACGCAATTTATAATTATCTGTACAGAAGATATCCGCGCGGATTTATGAAATGTCTTGCACCGAATGTGATAATATGTCCGGCTGAATGTTTCATCCAAAGATTGTATGTCTTGGTGCTACAAATACCTCACATTCTTGCTGTTAGCGATCGCCTTGTTGCCTTTGAATGCGAGCGCAGTATCATCCAGAGATATGACAACTAATGCCTCTGCAACCAAAAATCTAAAATCCAAAATAGTAGCGAACGCCCTGATTTTGGTAAATATTTTCAACAAGTAGGGGTCTAGGGTACATTTTTGCTGTAAGACCTGAAGCAATTGAATAATCTATGCTAACCTGTTGGGCATCCTGTCTTTGATACACTTGTTCCTCACACTCCTTCACTGACCAGCCTACATGGTTCATGTCAAGCGCGTAGAACTCACGAACTTCAAATCCTTTGGTGGCACGACTAAAATTCCTTTGCTGCCAGGATTTACTGTTGTCTCAGGTCCCAACGGTTCCGGTAAATCTAATATTCTCGATGCTCTCCTGTTTTGCCTCGGTCTAGCAAGTTCTAGAGGGATGCGGGCGGAACGCCTACCCGATCTCGTCAACCACGACAAAGCCACACGGGGAAAATCGGCAGTAGAAACGATTGTGACGGTGACTTTTGATTTAGAGGGAGCAGGGAGCAGGGAGCAGGAAGCAGAGGGAATAGAGGTTAATGGGAATGGACATTATGTTGAGGATTTAGAAGACAAGGGGGACAAGGAAGACAAGGGAGACGAGGAAGATACATCCCTCACTCCTCACTCCTCACTCCTCACCCCTAATGAATTGACGATTACGCGCCGCTTACGAGTGACTCAGCAGGGTTCGTATACGTCAACTTATTACATTAATGGTTCTACCTGTACTCAAACTGAGTTGCACGAACAACTGAGTCAGATCCGCATTTATCCTGAAGGCTACAATGTCGTGCTGCAAGGGGACGTGACGAGTATCATTTCCATGCACTCGCGAGAACGACGAGAGATTATTGACGAACTGGCGGGGGTAGCAAATTACGATCGCAAAATTATTCAGGCAAAAGAAACTTTAAATGAAGTTAAAGACAGGGAAGACCGCTATCGCATCGTTGAAACTGAATTAATTACGCAACGCGATCGCCTGTCTCACGATCGCATCCAAGCTGAGAAATATCAAAAGCTGAGAATAGAATACCAGCAAAAGCAGCAGTGGGAAATTGTTTTAGTCTGGCGATCGCTACAACAGCAACAAGAAAAGTTGGTGGCGGAAATTCAAACGGGCGATCGTACGCTAACTGAATTAACAACTCAACTTACTACCCTCAACACCCAAATTCAACAGGTAACGGCAGAATTAGACGCACTCAACGCACGGGTGAAGACTCTGGGGGAGGAAGAACTCTTATCTCTGCAATCAACTCTAGCCACCCAGGAAGCCGAACGGCGACAGCTACAAAATCGCCAAAGAGACTTGACAAATGCTTATGAAAATGCTGGGAATGCCTACACGCAACAACAGTTAGAAATTCAACAACACCAAAATTCTCTGGTGCGGTTGCAACAGCAGCAACAGGAAATCGTTGCTCAACTCTCTACCCTGCGTCAACAACGGGATGAGGCGCAACAAACCTTAGAACAAAGTCGTACAGAAGCTAGTGCAGTCGCCGATGCTTCCGATGCTTGGGTGCAACAACAAGCCGCTTTAAGCCGCCAAGTTGAATCTCTGCTGCAAACTGTAGAACCCCAGCGTACCGAACAAGCGCAATTAAAAGAGCGATCGGATCAATTAGAAAGGCAAATTCAAGAGCAAAGTCAGTTAATTCAAACTTTAGAGCCAGAGCTGGCGACAAAGCAAGCGCAGTTAACTGAATTAGAAACTCAATTATCAAGCCAAATCGAGCAAATTCAATCTTTAGCCCAATCTTTAGCTGCGGCTGAAGCCGAGTTACAAATTCAACAGCAAACTCAAAATCGCCTACTCCAAGAACAAAGAGATAAACAGCGTCAGTTGGATAAGTTGGAGGCGCAGTCTCAAGCCTTGCAGGAAACTCAAGGGACTTTTGCCACAAAAATTTTGCTGCAATCAGGTTTAAGCGGGATTTGTGGTTTGGTAGCCCAACTCGGTAAAGTCGAACCTCGGTATCAACTGGCTTTAGAAATTGCGGCTGGGGCGCGGTTGGGACAATTGGTAGTAGAGGATGATGGCGTAGCGGCTTCGGGGATTGAGATCCTGAAGCAAAAACGAGGCGGAAGGGTAACGTTTTTACCCCTAAATAAAATTCAAGCCCCGCGATTTTCCCCAGCTTCGGGGATGCGCTATGCCAATGGTTATATCGACTATGCGATTAATTTAATTGAATGCGATCGCCGCTATCAAGATATTTTTGGTTATGTTTTCGGTAGTACGGTTGTTTTTGCGGATTTGCAATCGGCGCGTTCTCATTTAGGGCAATATCGGATCGTCACCTTAGCAGGAGAATTGTTAGAAACCAGTGGGGCGATGACTGGGGGTAGTATCAGCCAGCAAAATTCCAGTTTGCATTTCGGTACGAGCGATGCTACTGAATCGCAGGAAGTTATAGAGTTAAGAAATCGCTTGCAGGAAATCGATCGCATTTTAGCTCGGTGTGGTGAATCGATTGGTAATTTAGCAGCTAAAACTAAAAATCTATCTCAAGAGTTAACAGAAGCGAAGACCAAACAAAGAGAAAATAATCTCCTGAAGGATCAATTACAAAAAGAAATTCGCAAGCTAATTCAACAAGTGGAAACTGGGCAATCGCAACTGGCTCAGAACACAAAACAACTATCTACGGTACAAGCTAGATTAGAAACTTTAGAACGAGATTTACCCGTTCAAGAAGAACAATTACAACAACTACGTCAAGCTTTAGTGGAGTTGGAACAAGCTCAAACTAACAGTCAGTGGCAGCAAATTCAAGCCACAATTAGACAGCAAGAACAGGAATTACAAACTAGAATCGAGATAGTTCGTAACGCCGAACAGCAATTGAAAGATATAGAAAATCAAACTCAAAGATTGCACGAGAAAATTCAAGAATGCGAAGTGCGATCGCGAGACTACCAACAGCAGCAACAAGAAAATCAAGCACAGCAAGCTGCTGTCAAGGCTCAATTGCAGGAAATTAGCGAACATTTAAAACAGATCCATACATCCTTGAAAGAAATCGAACAGCGGATGACGGCGGAAAGACAAGAACGCGATCGCGCCGAACAAAAGCTGCGGGAACTGCATTTAAACCAACAACAGGTAGAATGGCAACAGCAGAAGTTGCAAGAAACGCAAACATCGCGGCGGGAAGAATTAGTTAATTTACAAGCGCAAATTCAAACCCAAGCCGCAGAAATGCCCGATCCCTTGCCAGAAGTACCGGTAATGGTAGATCTAGAACAATTGCAGAAAGAATTGCGATCGCTTGTCAAGCGCATGGAAGCGATGGAACCTGTCAATATGTTGGCGTTAGAAGAATACGAACGTACCAACGCTCGATTAGAAGAATTGAGTCAAAAATTATTGACATTAGAAGCCGAACGCACTGAACTGTTATTGCGGATTGAAAACTTTACCACTCTGCGTCAAAGAGCGTTTCAAGAAGCCTTTGATGCGGTGAATGAAAACTTTCAAACTATTTTCGCCACTCTATCGGATGGGGATGGATTTCTGCAACTCGATAACCCCGAAGATCCATTCACCAGCGGACTTAATTTAGTTGCACATCCCAAAGGTAAACCCGTGCAGCGTCTCGCTTCCATGTCAGGGGGAGAAAAATCTCTCACGGCGCTGAGTTTTATCTTTGCCTTACAACGCTATCGTCCATCACCTTTTTACGCCTTTGATGAGGTAGATATGTTCCTAGACGGGGCAAATGTGGAACGATTAGCTAGAATGATCGAACAACAGGCTAAACAAGCACAGTTTATTGTCGTGAGTCTGCGCCGACCCATGATAGAATCAGCCGAACGTACAATAGGAGTGACCCAAGCGCGAGGAGCTTATACGCAAGTTTTAGGCATAAAATTGTAACCCTCAGACAACTTTGGTTGAGGATTCCATCATAATAGTATCGATCGTTAGAAAGTATTAACCGTTAACCCTGATTCGAGATCGGGACTCCGCAAAGCAATGACCTCTGAAAACACTATTAAACGCTCCGACATCTTAAACACAAAGGTGATCGCGGATGACAACGCCAAAGTATTAGGGGTTGTCAGCCAACTATGGGTAGATATCGATCGCAGGGAGGTTGTAGCTCTTGGTTTGCGAGACAACCTGATCGCCTTTGCTAGCGTACCGCGTTATATGTACCTGAGCAGCATCAGCAAAATCGGCGATGTAATTTTGGTGGAGAACGAAGACGCGATCGAAGATATCGATGTAGAAATTTACAGCAACTTAGTTAATTGTGAAGTCATTACAGAAACAGGTCAACCCTTGGGGCGAGTGCGTGGCTTTACATTTAACGCTCAAACAGGCAAAATCCATTCTTTAATTATCGCTTCGTTGGGTTTACCCCAGATCCCCGACCAGGTAATTAGTACTTATGAATTGCCAATTGAAGAAGTTGTCAGCAGTGGACCCAATCGGCTAATTGTATTTGAAGGCGCTGAAGAAAGAATTAATCGTTTGAGTGTTGGAGTGCTAGAACGGCTTGGTATTGGTAAAGCACCTTGGGAGAAAGAAGAAGACGAGTACTATACTCCCACAGCAGTGCGACCGGAAAACCAGCTGGGAAGTGGCGTACCGTTGCAAGCACCAAAAGCCCAACCTCTACGGACAACTCAACCTGCGGTACAGGAAGCTTGGGACGAGGATGAATACGAGTATGAAACAGTCCAGCCTCGGATCGAACAGCAGCCATTACGCCGCCAGCAGTACGAACCCAACAGATACGATCGCGATTTAGAGGAAGAGGAAAACTGGAGTGAAGCGTCGGGAAGCGATCGCTATACGCCTGCGCCTCCACCCCGTTACCCCGAACCCCAGCCGTTTGAACCGAAGTCATACACAGCACCGAAAGATTTAGATGACGATCTCGATGGCGATGCTTGGGGAGAAGATGAGGAACCGCAGCCTTTGAATATTCCCAAGAAAATCAAGCAGCCAGAATACGAAGAAGAAGGCGGCTATTAGGAAAGTCAAAAGTTAAAAGTTAAAAGTCAAAATGTAATTCATCATCTAAATGTAGAGGCGTTACATGTAACGCCTCTACATTTTTTATGCCATTTACGCCTGAGCATCTAGCGGTAGCAATACGCGAAAGCTGCTACCAGCACCTAATCTACTGCTAACTTTTATTTCACCTTTATGCTGTTGGACGATCGCTTGAGCGATCGCTAGCCCTAAGCCTAAGCCATCTTTTTCAGATTTAGCAGTATCGGCTCGCCAAAAGCGCTGGAAAATGAGTGGTAGCGAATCCGGTGGAATACCAATTCCCGTATCTTCGATCCGAATCACGGCAAATCGTTGCTCTCGTTCCAAAAATAGCGCTACTCTTCCCCCTTCTGTGGTGTATTTGAGAGCGTTATCTAGAAGGTTAGAAAATAGGCGGCTGAGTTTATGGCTGTCGCCTTTCACGACTATACCAGTACGTAAATGCGGGGTGAACTGAATTTGCTTGTTTTGAGCTTGTGGTTCAAAGCGCTCAACTAAATCTTGCAGTAACTCTTCTAAAGGAATTGATGCAAAGTTAAAATCGCGATCGAGGCGATCGCTATCAATATTAGCTCTGGATAGAAATAGTAAATCTTCTACTAAATGAATGATTTGCTCGTTGGCGCGATCGATAATTGCTAACTTTCTCACCTGAGCCGGACTTAACTCTTCTGGACTATTACGTAATAAATCTACTGTAGTACCAATCGCGGTTAGGGGATTGCGTAGTTCGTGCGCTACATCTCCGGTAAAGTGTTTTAATCGCCTTAAGTTACGTTGCATTGGTTGAAGAGTGAGCCAAGTTAAACCAATCCCGCTAATGCTACTTAATAGTAATACTGTGACTCCTCCCACAATCAGACCTGAGCGTAGTTGCTCTAACTTCCACAGCAAATCTTGAGTAGACTCGCTAGCGCGAATATATCCTTCTAAGCGTAAGGTAGTTTTATCTCGATCTTCGGTATAAACAGCAATAGAAAAAGTCCGAACTTGTCCTTGTTGCTGTAGGATTGGAAACCCCTCTTGTAAACCATCAGCTAAGGCTTGCGACAATGACGAATTAGCAAAAAATTTTCCCTCTTTTGCTAAGAGCTTACCTTTAGGATTAAACCATTCGAGGCTTTGATTGTGGCGAAATAACTCTTGCCAAGGAAGTTCATCATCTAATCTTTGAATTCCTCGACTTTTGATAATTCGCAAACTAGGAATAGCAGCTTCAGCCAAAATTTCTAAGCGATCGTTTAATTGTTGTTCTAGACTACGGCTAAAAAAGATATAAATAGCTGTACTAGACGCGCCAAATATAGCAGACATTACTAATAAATAAGTTAGTAAAAATAACCAGCGTAATGATTGAAACATTGAATATTTACACTGCTCTCAACTCAATTGAATATCGCTCTCAAGTTTCTGAAAAATGAGATGCGATACGCTTCAGTTCAACTCGAATCGTACATGAGAATAGTGCAAAAAAAGTAATAAAGTAGCGACTTCAATCTTAAATTACAATCGTGAACTTAACATGAAGATTGCATGAGAAAACTCTCATGTTTT harbors:
- the smc gene encoding chromosome segregation protein SMC, with amino-acid sequence MVHVKRVELTNFKSFGGTTKIPLLPGFTVVSGPNGSGKSNILDALLFCLGLASSRGMRAERLPDLVNHDKATRGKSAVETIVTVTFDLEGAGSREQEAEGIEVNGNGHYVEDLEDKGDKEDKGDEEDTSLTPHSSLLTPNELTITRRLRVTQQGSYTSTYYINGSTCTQTELHEQLSQIRIYPEGYNVVLQGDVTSIISMHSRERREIIDELAGVANYDRKIIQAKETLNEVKDREDRYRIVETELITQRDRLSHDRIQAEKYQKLRIEYQQKQQWEIVLVWRSLQQQQEKLVAEIQTGDRTLTELTTQLTTLNTQIQQVTAELDALNARVKTLGEEELLSLQSTLATQEAERRQLQNRQRDLTNAYENAGNAYTQQQLEIQQHQNSLVRLQQQQQEIVAQLSTLRQQRDEAQQTLEQSRTEASAVADASDAWVQQQAALSRQVESLLQTVEPQRTEQAQLKERSDQLERQIQEQSQLIQTLEPELATKQAQLTELETQLSSQIEQIQSLAQSLAAAEAELQIQQQTQNRLLQEQRDKQRQLDKLEAQSQALQETQGTFATKILLQSGLSGICGLVAQLGKVEPRYQLALEIAAGARLGQLVVEDDGVAASGIEILKQKRGGRVTFLPLNKIQAPRFSPASGMRYANGYIDYAINLIECDRRYQDIFGYVFGSTVVFADLQSARSHLGQYRIVTLAGELLETSGAMTGGSISQQNSSLHFGTSDATESQEVIELRNRLQEIDRILARCGESIGNLAAKTKNLSQELTEAKTKQRENNLLKDQLQKEIRKLIQQVETGQSQLAQNTKQLSTVQARLETLERDLPVQEEQLQQLRQALVELEQAQTNSQWQQIQATIRQQEQELQTRIEIVRNAEQQLKDIENQTQRLHEKIQECEVRSRDYQQQQQENQAQQAAVKAQLQEISEHLKQIHTSLKEIEQRMTAERQERDRAEQKLRELHLNQQQVEWQQQKLQETQTSRREELVNLQAQIQTQAAEMPDPLPEVPVMVDLEQLQKELRSLVKRMEAMEPVNMLALEEYERTNARLEELSQKLLTLEAERTELLLRIENFTTLRQRAFQEAFDAVNENFQTIFATLSDGDGFLQLDNPEDPFTSGLNLVAHPKGKPVQRLASMSGGEKSLTALSFIFALQRYRPSPFYAFDEVDMFLDGANVERLARMIEQQAKQAQFIVVSLRRPMIESAERTIGVTQARGAYTQVLGIKL
- a CDS encoding PRC-barrel domain-containing protein; its protein translation is MTSENTIKRSDILNTKVIADDNAKVLGVVSQLWVDIDRREVVALGLRDNLIAFASVPRYMYLSSISKIGDVILVENEDAIEDIDVEIYSNLVNCEVITETGQPLGRVRGFTFNAQTGKIHSLIIASLGLPQIPDQVISTYELPIEEVVSSGPNRLIVFEGAEERINRLSVGVLERLGIGKAPWEKEEDEYYTPTAVRPENQLGSGVPLQAPKAQPLRTTQPAVQEAWDEDEYEYETVQPRIEQQPLRRQQYEPNRYDRDLEEEENWSEASGSDRYTPAPPPRYPEPQPFEPKSYTAPKDLDDDLDGDAWGEDEEPQPLNIPKKIKQPEYEEEGGY
- a CDS encoding sensor histidine kinase, whose product is MFQSLRWLFLLTYLLVMSAIFGASSTAIYIFFSRSLEQQLNDRLEILAEAAIPSLRIIKSRGIQRLDDELPWQELFRHNQSLEWFNPKGKLLAKEGKFFANSSLSQALADGLQEGFPILQQQGQVRTFSIAVYTEDRDKTTLRLEGYIRASESTQDLLWKLEQLRSGLIVGGVTVLLLSSISGIGLTWLTLQPMQRNLRRLKHFTGDVAHELRNPLTAIGTTVDLLRNSPEELSPAQVRKLAIIDRANEQIIHLVEDLLFLSRANIDSDRLDRDFNFASIPLEELLQDLVERFEPQAQNKQIQFTPHLRTGIVVKGDSHKLSRLFSNLLDNALKYTTEGGRVALFLEREQRFAVIRIEDTGIGIPPDSLPLIFQRFWRADTAKSEKDGLGLGLAIAQAIVQQHKGEIKVSSRLGAGSSFRVLLPLDAQA